CCCAATGACGAACTCTTGACTCTTGTCGGTGATGTAGCAGGGATATCTGTCTGGAGTCATGCCATCAGAACCGTCGTGAGCATGGGTCTCGAAGAAGGCGGCGCATTCCTTACGTAGTGTGTTGACGCATCCCTCGGAGTTTATGCGTAGCTGAGTGTTGTTCATGACTCGGAGTGTGTGCTCTGGCGGGATGACCCAATCGGAGCGGTTGCCAAGGTTCTGGTGGAGCTGGAGGAGCTGCAAGTAATCCTTTAGGACTCTTACGTCTTCTACATTGGCTAGAGTGGCGTTGAAGCAATCTTCACTCAGTAAGTCGTATGTTTTCTTGCCAGTAACCTTCTGCACGTACGAGCAGAAAATGAGTAGAACCTGTTTTTTGTCCCGCCATTCTTGACTCGAGCTGACAGCCTCGATGTTggcagtggtgttgagggtgttgtTGTCTGGCGAGTCCATGGACGAGCATGCTGTGGCCACAAGTCTCTCACGACTGAAGATAACTACGTTTCGCTCTCGCATTTCTAGCTTGGTACACTTGCGTTCACAGTCGCGCCAGTACTTGTGGATCTCCTTGAGGTGATGGCACGTACCAGCCTTGCAGGAGTATACTCCGTTAAGACGTTCTTCACATTTTTCTTCTGTGCACTTGATTGGAGTCCTCTCTACCTTACGGCTGTGACAAATAAACGCTGGAGTGAGGTTGCTGCAGCCATTATCATCGTCTTTTGTACAATAGTAGAGGCCGGTGAGATCTTTACACTGACCCTTCTTACAGTACCAAACTTGGGTTGCGTTTACATCAAGCGCCGAGCAGTTGTCGTCAGCAATGTCGACGCAGTCGCGAAAGTTGACTTTGGAGCCGTTGTTGCGTACCATGACGTGAATCTGCATGCATTTGCCAGAGCCCTTGGACAAGCACCACTCTCCACATGTCGACCAATCACACGACAACTTCTTACTCCCCGAGGCTATGTCTTTAGCCTCCACTGTCGTACACATTATGGGCGTCCTGTGAAAACCCATCCCCAGTTCGTCCTTCGAAGGAATAATAACGATGACTGCCAGGTAGAGCAGAGACACCCCAGACAAAATGGCTACCAACTGACACACGCAAATGCCTAAACAAATCTGCTTCTCGGCTGTCATGTTTGCTAGTTGATGTTACACCAGATAACAGGTAAGCACGAGTGTGTAGCGGCCACAGTTGAGAGCCACAAGGTAGCGTCCACCATAACACTGGCCGCTGTGGTGCGAGCCTCGCCCAGTCTTGTCTCAGGAATTTGTGTGCATGGCGTCAGGCACGGCAGGCACGAACATTCTCACTCATGCCCGATTCTCCCTCGCGAGCATAACGGCGACAACTGGTATGACTCCGGCTATGGGTTCTCCAAGTCCACCTACCACCGCATAATCACAAACTGGGAGAATTGTCATCAGTAGCGAAGCAAAGATGGCGTGCAAGTGACTGACGCAGGCGCCCTTCACCCTCATGGAACACAAGGAAGCTAAGTATAGAAATATTTACACGGAAACACCACACCCGCATTATCAACACCTGGAGAACCAAACTGATTTGCAACTTATGCGATGCTCAGTTGAAACCATTTAATATTTTTGCTAAAAGAGTTAATGTTTATATAGTAATACATGGCACAGAGCGCCTGAGGTGCGCATGTGTGAGTGGCACTGCAGTAGTCTAGCGGGGAGAGGCCAAATAACCTTTTACCGCCACTAATTTCATTCCTTTTTTCCTATTTTATGCAGTTTTATAATTGGTTTACCAATGGAAAACGCAATCTCCCATATAAATTCAACCTGAATCCTTACGAATTAAACGAGACGGGATAAAATATAGACTGACAGAACTCTTATTATGTTAATGGAGAGGAGCGCTAGCCAGTCAGAGAGTGCCTGGGAAAAATGACAGGCAATCAAGTTCGATCCATGGGAGGTCAAGTccaattcctaggatcaagaacccctttatcgtcgtcaaggaacctccctagaggggGGGTGAGACTAGACAGATCAATACCTGGGTCGGGCCTTCACTGCACCACCGTTCTCTCTGGACACACTGCTTCCATTTTCTCTTAAACACATTCCAATTCATTCTTACTCcacttgaacactatgtgcttaattgtccacttattgaggaatacagagacaaacagtataataacctatgtgacatgtcaagatatcttattaatgaaaataagataccagatatactaagcaaatttcctaaatttgtttgtagcatataagtgaactgtagatataaatccaaatgtacacttTGTAGCCTttctggggcctagttcctaggccttttatgtatccatatgctcttgtgctaccctccacaggatggacatggggtgcacagtaaactagccacttcgatggcaaaatctaaatctaatccttGTTATATTCATTCAAAATCTCTGTGAATGGTTGGTTATTGGGGTTTAAAAACCTGTTGACTACACGTAACATGTTTACTTCGTGTATAtaccctcactatcctcaaaaaatCATATACTGGGTTAATATTTACTTCAAGCCAGGGTTCTTTAAATAAACGATAGTTAATTAAGTAAATTCTCCAGTATTAAGCAGGTTATGCAATGGTAACAGTTATATTTTGGAAACAGAAAGGTTCTTTTTAATTAGTCATAACCTATAAAGTCACCGTTCATCACCTTCGCTTGTTAAgcaagtttgaagcctatcgactgcatAAGTGTCAACAAGGCTGCAATTCTGTACACTAACATCACCTAGATATATTTCAGTCGCTGTACGATCCCCATACTAGTCTCCTGTACCTTAATACACACGAAAGGAATAGTGTAGAGTGCGGCATTAGTTCAGTAATAACATTGAAGATTTTAAGTATTTAAGTAAATGATTAGCGGTAGTTTATGGAAAGCTacaagaggtaaaaaaaaaaaatgtcccaGAGTGGACATTTATATGACTTATTgatataacaacactaacaaataCACAAAATTAAAACCAAGAGAAGGTTTGGAAAATGTGTAAGAAACAGATGAGACTTTGAATAATGTCATGTATTAACACAAGTGATGTTAGAACTGACAATAAAAGCGGAGTTGTGTTCCATCATGCACGTCACTACAACTTTGATATAGATTTTGAAGTTTGCTCACTAAATATGTTCACAAACAAGAATTTTAGGGTGAAACCTAGTATTGGTTCCAAACTTTCATCAAAGTAATTCTTGTCTAAGTCACTGGATATCTTGCATTATGGTTGAAAATAAAATAGGTTTTGGGAGTCGAGTAACAACTTGGCTGTTTCTCAGCAAGTTGACCCAAATGAGAAATTCACCCTCAATCAATAGTTGTCTTTGCTGAAGTGCAgagatatacctggagtttacctggagagagttccgggggtcaacgcccccgcggcccggtctgtgaccaggcctcctggtggatcagagcctgatcaaccaggctgttgctgctggctgcacgcaaaccaacgtacgagccacagcccggctggtcaggaaccggctttaggtgcttgtccagtgcctgcttgaagactgccaggggtctgttggtaatcccccttacgtgtgctgggaggcagttgaacagtctcgggcccctgacacttattgtatggtctcttaacgtgctaatgacactcctgcttttcattggggggatggtgcatcgtctgccaagtcttttgctttcgtagtgagtgattttcgtgtacaagttcggtactagtccctctaggattttccaggtgtatataatcatgtatctctcccgcctgcgttccagggaatacaggtttaggaacctcaggcgctcccagtaattgaggtgttttatctccgttatgtgcgccgtgaaagttctctgtacattttctaggtcggcaatttcacctgccttgaaaggtgctgctagtgtgcagcaatattccagcctagatagaacaagtgacctgaagagtgtcatcatgggcttggcctccctagttttgaaggttctcattatccatcctgtcatttttctagcagatgcgattgatacaatgttatggtccttgaaggtgagatcctccgacataatcactcccaggtctttgacgttggtgtttcgctctattttgtggccagaatttgttttgtactctgatgaagatttaattttctcatgtttaccatatctgagtaattgaaatttctcatcgttgaacttcatattgttttctgcagcccactgaaagatttggttgatgtctgcctggagccttgcagtgtctgcaatggaagacactgtcatgcagattcgggtgtcatctgcgaaggaagacacggtggtgtggctgacatccttgtctatgtcggatatgaggatgaggaacaagatgggagcgagtactgtgccttgtggaacagagcttttcaccgtagctgcctcggactttactctgttaacgactactctctgtgttctgttagtgaggaaattatagatccatcgaccgacttttcctgttattcttttagcacgcattttgtgcgctattacgccatggtcacacttgtcgaaggcttttgcaaagtctgtatatattacatctgcattctttttgtcttctagtgcatttaggaccttgtcgtagtgatccaatagttgagacagacaggagcgacctgttctaaacccatgttgccctgggttgtgtaactgatgggtttctagatgggtggtgatcttgcttcttaggaccctttcaaagatttttatgatatgggatgttagtgctattggtctgtagttctttgctgttgctttactgccccctttgtggagtggggctatgtctgttgtttttagtaactgtgggacgacccccgtgtccatgctccctctccataggatggaaaaggctcgtgataggggcttcttgcagttcttgatgaacacagagttccatgagtctggccctggggcagagtgcatgggcatgtcatttatcgcctgttcgaagtcatttggcgtcaggataacatcggataggcttgtgttaatcaaattttgtggctctctcataaaaaattcattttgatcttcgactctcagtctggttagcggcttgctaaaaactgagtcatattgggacttgagtagctcactcatttccttgctgtcatctgtgtaggacccatcttgtttaagtaggggcccaatactggacgttgttctcgattttgatttggcataggagaagaaatactttgggtttctttcgatttcatttatggcttttagttcttcccgcgattcctgactcctaaaggattcttttagcttaagttcgatgcttgctatttctctgaccagtgtctccctacgcattttagatatattgacctcttttagccgctctgttattcttttccgtcgcctgtaaagggagcgcctgtctctttctattttacatctactccttctttttcttagacgaataagccttgtgcatacatcgagtgccaccgagttaatctgttctaggcataagttggggtctgttttGCTTAGTACATCTTCCCAGCTTATgtaggttaggacttggtttacttggtcccactttatgtttttgtcattgaagttgaatttggtgaatgcttcctcgtgactagtctcattatgtcggtctggggctccacgcatacatgtctgaacctcaattatgttgtgatctgagtatattgtttttgatatggtgacatttcttatcagatcatcactgttagtgaagatgaggtctagtgtattctccagtctagtaggctctattatttgctggtttaaattgaattttgtgcagagatttaaaagctcgtgtgagtgtgcaACTGACCCACCAAACCGGAGCAACCCTTCcccaatgtacttcccacctccagaatcaaattaatttttaaagtggtggaggggtaagccagtggaaggcttctgtcagatgaccaaatcctccagtggcgggtcatcatgtgactaacacccgcgtcaggaaacttgtcctgtttcctgacgaatcttacctaacctaatctccaGAACGTATGTTCATCTAACTAATTTGCCTGAATCTCTTCCTAGATGTTACCtttcttacactccaacagcacatatcCCCAAAACCACATTGTCTCCACTCAACACATACCTGCACGATACTTAAATCTTtacatctaaaaaaaaaaaaaaaaaaaaaaaaaaccaggtcTTTCATAACCTCCTATACTCAAATAACCCGAACTTAAGAGAcaaatttatgacgacgttttggtccgatttCGACTGTTGATAAGTCAAAGTATTGTGACCTTATTCTTCATTACGTCCTTTTTAACCCGGTAggtcgattgctagcgcactcggtTCACACAGTAaagtccgggggtcgatccccattacgggtgaaaacattaggacgtgtttccttaaggcacctgctgtctatgttcatctATCGgtaaaatagataaattaaaacctaacaaatccccagagttcagctccatgtaGCTGaatttttctccaggctgagggactgattacgttatTTAATTTCTACTGCTCCtattgtatttgactgaagaagcctactatgtaggcgaaaggtttcatcagtaaagatacccaactgctgaaCGTGTGTCTTAATCTTTAATATTTATgccacatctccactgcttccagccatCGTCTCGCTGCAACATCGAAAAATACCGTCTTCTCACCCCTCTTCCAGACCCTGGAACTCAAGTCTAAAGTCGCAAATTTAACGTTGCATGTCTAACGACGCATGTCTTAAAATAAtgagttttcaatatttttctgttttATTTTTGCAGTTGTATTAGCAATAAAAAAAACTACAGTCCTCCAAGAAAACAAATATTTTGTGTTTCTTAAGATTATTAAAAATTCCAACGATTCGAAGTTTAATATATTGTATTGTCAAATTTGCCCACATATTAAACTGAATGGGCACTTGCTGGATGAGTTTATGGATACAGAAAAGGTATAACTGTGTGGTAGATGTTATGGTGTAGGTTAATGACAACCAGAGTAACAATAACAAGTGTACTCTCCATGGCCCAGCTCcataacaacaacacagctacaaatGAATGAACATAAACAGTATTTAATCCTCTCACTGCTCCCAATACATTACAGTAGATGTTGCAAATGTTTGGAAAAGACAGtaagttattaaaaaaaattatgcggACAGTGAGGCTAAGGTTAGGGCATGGAGGAGAGAAGGGGACCGTTTTCCAGTGAAAGTTTGGTTTAGACAGGGACAAGTAATGTCACcaaggttgtttaatatatttatagacggagTTATAAAAGAAAACTGCTAGGGTGTTGTCGAGAGATGTGGGATTAAAATGAAATGAATCGATGCCAAGtgagaattgtcacagttgccctATGCCGATAACATGATTCTTTTGGGCGacttgtggtggcggtggcgtcAACACGACAGAATTTAACTAAGAGGAAAAACTAATTATGGAGGTGGCGATGTGGTTGTGGAGAGCAGGAGACGAgtgggggtcgaaatatacagcgAGTGCTGACACAGAACGCAAGGGAAAATGGAAGTGTATCGAGAAATCCATGTTGGTTCCACTTCTGTGACCAATTCCCAGGGTTCATCTACCTGGCCTGAGGCAGGCTTCCTTGGTGACCGCCTGGTCAgtcatgctgttgctgctagccgcCCACATGTCGCTAGCACAGATTGTAAGAGATTCTCTATCCATAAATCTCTCAGCTCCACGAGTGTCAATCGTGATGTGGCTGTGTCAGAATCCAGACACTTGTCTGGTAGAAATGAGGACAGTCGAGCTAATATACCTGTGGATTCCCTCGCATTGGGTTCCAATGCTTGATAGAATCGACGAGTTGACAGAAGCATACACTTTCAAGCAGGGAGTAGATTCTAACTGTGTTGTCAGATAGTGGCTTGAGAACTTCACGAACTTAAACTAAACTTCATTAcgtcagagtgagagagagagagagagagagagagagagagagaccagccaCTCCATATATCACTATCATGTATGAGGAGTCACATGTCTACGGCACATTCATCATAATTAGAACACTCCTAGATGTCAGGCGCCTCTAGTAGTCTGTACCACCAGATGTAAATATTACAACGTAAACTTCGCCAGATGAACTGTTGTCTCACCATgggtcattatgtactggaatgtTAGGTGTGGTTTACAAGGTGTGGGTTACTATGTGTGGGTTATGTGCGGTTTACTAAGTGTGGGTTACTAAGCTAGATGGGTAGGTGAGAGTGGGGTGGTTGTGACACACAAGCCAcacctaccaaccaccaccaccaccgttgccAGCCAcacccaaccaccatcaccaccaccgttgccagccataactaccaccaccgttGCCAGCCATaactacccccaccatcaccccccaccaccactaccaccaccgtcatcaaTATCAAAACATGCAACATGCTTTCTCCAACAACTGACTTTCTGCCACATATATACATTTCCATAAGTACGCCGTTAACTGCACTTTCCTTAACATATTAAAATATCTCTATCCCCgagaaaacaaaaacaaaataattTGCAATATAGGTCAAATGAATGAAATTCCAGATTAAAAATAGGCACTGCTTTCACCTGGAAGGTCCCATGCAAACATTCTCTAGTTCCTGTGGAGGAAAGGatcacatgtattattattactgttattattgttattaatttatGGGTTACGAGGTACCACAAGGTTATTATTGACAAACAAAAATAGTGTGACAAAGTAACTTATAAGCGAACCAGCAAAGTCAATCAAATGAGTCATTTTCCAGTTATGGCGCGGATTCCAAGTCTAATTATTCACTACAGCAACGAATTTGCCAGCACGCGAAGAAAACTCAAGGGGAACTATTCTGGCACTAAGACTCACCAgccactatcctggcactaagactcaCCAgccactatcctggcactaagactcaCCAgccactatcctggcactaagactcaCCAgccactatcctggcactaagactcaCCAGGacctatcctggcactaagacacaccaggacctatcctggcactaagacacaccaggacctatcctggcactaagacacacCAGGatctatcctggcactaagacacacTAGGACCTATCCTGGTACTAAGACACACCAGCCACTGTCCTGGCACTATCCACGTGTACATGCTAATTATTCTGAAAGTCTGGTCCTCCTCACCTTACAAAAGTGCTAAGAACTGGAAGTTGATTTGATGCAGCTGTCTCGAGTTAAGAGTGAAACAGAGACGAATGTTGGAGAAAAAGATTAGTTTAGGCAACCTCTTAAGTGTCTCCTTCGGCTATACTTAGTAAACAGAGTGAGGGAAAAGGGatgtagagagggagagaagtaaCTAGAGTGTGAAGGCGACGATTAACAAGGACGTGATAAAGAAGAACAGCCATTAAGAGTGTCAGCTTTGCTAACGTCAGTAGTTGTTGTATAGGTCGCAGGGTCATGATCGTGAAAGTGAAGCAGACAGCATAGATAGTGAGTGCCTTTACGCTCTAGCAGTGAAGGAAGAGCAGACTCTGAATGCAGGTTTTGGACTGTGAACTAGCGAAAGGCACCAAGACACAAATGTGGTTCTTGATGTCCAGAATGAAGCTTGCAAAGCACGACTGTTGTAGCAAGTGAATATACACGTGATCCTTATAACCAAGTACAGACAGAATGAAGGATATATGAGGACTAAGAACTCGCCTCTCAATCCCAGTAGTAAAATGGGACAAATTTTTATGTAAATTCAGTCCCCTAACACTCGTAGCCTTCAGAACTATAACGTGTAATTCCCACAACATTGAACAGAGTAGAGACCAAGAAATTTACGTTTGATAGACCGGGATAGGGGAACCACAGAGCAAATTACGAAACGGGGACTAACAGGGCACCGAGTAAATATAATGGAGTTCTATTTAGATAATGAGAACTTGAAGCCATGTGACGAAGCCAGTCTAGACGCGTGGTCAACTATGCCCTGTAAGGAGGTGGACACATGCCGAGTATTTGTACCGTCTCCAGCAATGACAAAATCCACATATAAAGACGACAAAGTTTCGTGAGGTTATATTAACGTTACATCTGTGTTATAACCACACACTTGTGGAACGCCTTTGCGTCATCATAGTCTGAAGAGAAGCTGTTGTTGCATGAAACACTACAGAGTGTTAGAAAGACCTTACTGAAGCAGCAAGAGTTGGCCTCGTATGCTACAAGAATGAGCcaaagacactgtcagtgtacgTACCAAGCCTGATTAGAGGGGTCTTTAGTCGAATGGCCGCTTCTATATCTAAGCTTACCTGGGTATATACAGCCGTCTCTTTCTTGGTATATACAGTCGTCTTCAGTTAACCTCATGTTTCATTAATTTACCAATGGAATTAGCCCCAGGTAGGGGTCTATAATATTGATCGTAGCTCAAAATGCCTGGTTGTCGAAAAAGAAAGACTTGCAGAGGTtaagtaagatttgtcaggaaataggtcAAGTGCTTCGTGACgcgggtcatatgatgacccgcagctggagcttctggtcatctcaCCGAGGCCttcctggcttaccagtccacccctctAAAAATTTTGGTTATGATCATAACCATTTCATCTTGCAGAGCATAGGTCTTCAAAACACGACTGAGGAAAACGACCAAGACCCGAGCCGGGACTACCCCGGGAAATCACGCACGACTGTGGACAATTAAAAGATTTAATGCTGAACAGTGTCAATGCTGAGGCACTTGCTGCGAGCGCCTAAGGTAGACACTTTGACAATGCTAATGCCAGCTTACAAGTGTTAAATGGATTATAAACAGGGGTTGTATGACCCGCCCCCTCAAagaggacctgccttgtatgggcctaTCGGCCCATACAATGCAGGTCCTTCTGGAAACCACCCATGTATCTGTCCAACCCCAGAATTTACTCACATATGCCAGACATCAATCAAACCTTCCACTCATATTTGTCCAACATCTCTTTAAAGCTACCCAGAGTCCTAGCCTCCCTTTCCTACGggcttagcacttccccatgattataatataataataaatgtcTGATGAGGCACTGTCTACTCCTGTCTAGCTCCTGGGTCGTTCTCGgtctctctccttccatcataaaGGTGGACTGGTGGACACCTCAGTCCATCAGTCAACAATTGTTAACTTGAAGTCTCGAAATATGTTTGTAGCATTTTATGTAGGGATTTAAATCTATTAAATTTATGGGGAACCCTTCATGGGGAACCATTCATGGGGAACCGTTCATGGGGAACCACTCATGGGGAACCATCCACGGGTTACTATTCATGGGTAACCATTCATGGGTTTACATTTATGGGGAACCATTCATGGGTTTACATTTATGGGGAACCATTCATGGGTTTACATTTATGGGGAACCATTCATGGGGAACCATTCATGGGTTTACATTTATGGGGAACCATTCATGGGGGAACCATCCATTGGTAACTATTCATGGGTAGCCATTCATGGGAATACATTT
Above is a genomic segment from Cherax quadricarinatus isolate ZL_2023a chromosome 42, ASM3850222v1, whole genome shotgun sequence containing:
- the LOC128695621 gene encoding uncharacterized protein isoform X2 — protein: MTAEKQICLGICVCQLVAILSGVSLLYLAVIVIIPSKDELGMGFHRTPIMCTTVEAKDIASGSKKLSCDWSTCGEWCLSKGSGKCMQIHVMVRNNGSKVNFRDCVDIADDNCSALDVNATQVWYCKKGQCKDLTGLYYCTKDDDNGCSNLTPAFICHSRKVERTPIKCTEEKCEERLNGVYSCKAGTCHHLKEIHKYWRDCERKCTKLEMRERNVVIFSRERLVATACSSMDSPDNNTLNTTANIEAVSSSQEWRDKKQVLLIFCSYVQKVTGKKTYDLLSEDCFNATLANVEDVRVLKDYLQLLQLHQNLGNRSDWVIPPEHTLRVMNNTQLRINSEGCVNTLRKECAAFFETHAHDGSDGMTPDRYPCYITDKSQEFVIGKFDPQLTTTILLVATILPGCLFILACSCLFICSKSVGVDDEGHLRLTLLQAGGAGGNASEL
- the LOC128695621 gene encoding uncharacterized protein isoform X1; translation: MTAEKQICLGICVCQLVAILSGVSLLYLAVIVIIPSKDELGMGFHRTPIMCTTVEAKDIASGSKKLSCDWSTCGEWCLSKGSGKCMQIHVMVRNNGSKVNFRDCVDIADDNCSALDVNATQVWYCKKGQCKDLTGLYYCTKDDDNGCSNLTPAFICHSRKVERTPIKCTEEKCEERLNGVYSCKAGTCHHLKEIHKYWRDCERKCTKLEMRERNVVIFSRERLVATACSSMDSPDNNTLNTTANIEAVSSSQEWRDKKQVLLIFCSYVQKVTGKKTYDLLSEDCFNATLANVEDVRVLKDYLQLLQLHQNLGNRSDWVIPPEHTLRVMNNTQLRINSEGCVNTLRKECAAFFETHAHDGSDGMTPDRYPCYITDKSQEFVIGKFDPQLTTTILLVATILPGCLFILACSCLFICSKSVGVDDEGHLRLTLLQAGGAGASKEPVQFDELL